The Arachis hypogaea cultivar Tifrunner chromosome 19, arahy.Tifrunner.gnm2.J5K5, whole genome shotgun sequence genome has a window encoding:
- the LOC112777383 gene encoding pentatricopeptide repeat-containing protein At1g18485-like, with the protein MIFHSLLLNKPFSSTIHTHTHSNLLKLCNLSNTLFQTKQVHAFALIHGFLPHSISLCASLILQYATFGNLTASLLLFQRTSLHSRSAFLWNTLIRANSIARVFDGFHTYNRMVRAGVKPDDHTFPFVLKCCSDFERVEKGKEVHGVVFKLGFDRDVFVGNTLLMFYGNCGFFADAMKVFDEMPERDKVSWNTVIGLCSLNGFYYKALWFLREMVAEASGFKPDLVTVVSVLPICAETEDEVMARLVHCYALKVGLVGCHVKIGNALVDAYGKCGNEKASKRVFDEMDDRNVVSWNAVMTSFSFRGLYKDAFHVFRLMIEAGMLPNSVTVSSMLPVLTELGLLRLGREVHGLCLRFGIESDIFIANSLIDMYAKSGYSGVASAVFNKMIDRNTVSWNAMVANFAQNRLEFAAIELVRRMQANGETPNTVTFTNVLPACGRLRFLHVGKEIHAKIIRMGWFSDLFVSNALTDMYSKCGHLHLARNVFNISIKDEVSYNMLIMGYSQTSDCLESLNLFSEMILSGMVPDIVSFMGAISACANLASIKQGKEIHGLLVRQHFHTHLFVANSLLDLYTKCGRIDLASKVFDSIEYKDTVSWNTMILGYGMLGELDTAINLFEAMKEDGVDYDSVSFIAVLSACSHGGLIEKGRKYFIMMQDLNIEPTQMHYACMVDLLGRAGLMEEAADLIRGLSIEADANIWGAMLGACRIHGNVELGCWAAEHLFELKPQHCGYYILLSNMYAEAERWDEANKVRELMKSRGAKKNPGCSWVQIGDQVHAFLVGEKIESLDNGFLLSECC; encoded by the coding sequence ATGATATTCCATTCCCTTCTTCTCAACAAACCCTTTTCTTCAACCATTCACACTCACACCCACTCAAACCTTCTGAAACTCTGCAATCTTTCCAATACTCTTTTCCAAACTAAGCAAGTTCACGCCTTTGCCCTCATCCATGGCTTCCTCCCTCACAGCATCTCCCTCTGCGCCTCCCTCATACTCCAATACGCCACCTTTGGTAACCTCACTGCTTCCCTCCTTCTCTTCCAGCGAACCTCTCTGCACTCCCGCAGCGCCTTCCTCTGGAACACTCTCATTCGCGCAAACTCCATTGCTCGAGTGTTTGACGGGTTTCACACTTACAACCGAATGGTTCGTGCTGGAGTTAAGCCTGATGATCACACCTTTCCATTTGTCCTAAAGTGTTGTTCTGATTTCGAGCGGGTTGAGAAAGGTAAAGAGGTTCATGGGGTTGTCTTTAAGCTTGGTTTTGATAGGGATGTCTTTGTTGGGAATACCCTTTTGATGTTTTATGGTAATTGTGGGTTTTTCGCTGATGCCAtgaaggtgtttgatgaaatgcctgaGAGGGATAAGGTGTCTTGGAACACTGTTATTGGGTTGTGTTCTCTGAATGGGTTCTATTATAAGGCGCTCTGGTTTCTCAGAGAGATGGTTGCGGAGGCGTCGGGGTTTAAACCGGATTTAGTTACCGTTGTTAGTGTGTTGCCTATTTGTGCGGAGACTGAGGACGAGGTGATGGCAAGACTAGTGCATTGTTATGCTTTGAAGGTTGGTTTGGTGGGTTGTCATGTGAAGATTGGGAATGCTTTGGTTGATGCTTATGGGAAATGTGGGAACGAGAAAGCTTCCAAGCGGGTTTTTGATGAAATGGACGACAGAAATGTGGTTTCTTGGAATGCTGTCATGACAAGTTTTTCTTTTAGAGGTCTCTACAAAGATGCTTTTCATGTATTTAGGTTGATGATTGAAGCAGGAATGTTACCAAACTCTGTGACGGTTTCTAGCATGCTGCCTGTGTTAACAGAATTAGGACTTCTCAGGTTGGGAAGGGAAGTCCATGGGTTGTGTTTAAGATTTGGTATTGAGTCTGATATTTTTATTGCTAACTCATTGATAGATATgtatgcaaaatcaggatattctGGTGTAGCATCGGCCGTATTCAACAAAATGATAGATAGAAACACTGTATCTTGGAATGCCATGGTTGCAAATTTTGCTCAAAACAGGCTTGAATTTGCAGCCATAGAGTTAGTGAGGCGAATGCAAGCAAATGGAGAAACCCCAAACACTGTCACCTTCACAAATGTTCTTCCAGCCTGTGGAAGATTACGTTTCCTGCATGTTGGAAAAGAGATTCATGCCAAAATTATTCGGATGGGATGGTTTTCTGATTTGTTTGTCTCTAATGCTCTTACAGACATGTACTCAAAATGCGGACACTTACACCTTGCTCGAAATGTCTTTAATATTTCTATCAAGGATGAAGTTTCATACAATATGCTGATTATGGGCTATTCCCAAACAAGTGACTGCTTAGAGTCCCTGAATTTGTTCTCAGAAATGATACTCTCTGGCATGGTGCCTGATATTGTTTCATTCATGGGTGCCATATCTGCTTGTGCGAATCTGGCTTCCATAAAGCAAGGGAAAGAGATCCATGGTCTGCTGGTGAGACAGCATTTTCACACACATCTTTTTGTGGCAAATTCACTCTTGGATTTGTATACCAAATGTGGACGAATAGATCTTGCTAGCAAGGTATTTGACTCTATCGAATACAAGGATACAGTCTCTTGGAATACTATGATTTTAGGGTATGGTATGCTGGGTGAGCTTGACACTGCAATCAACCTCTTTGAGGCAATGAAGGAAGATGGTGTGGATTATGATTCAGTGTCCTTTATCGCAGTTTTGTCAGCTTGCAGTCATGGGGGTTTAATTGAGAAGGGGAGGAAGTACTTTATAATGATGCAGGATCTTAATATTGAACCAACACAAATGCACTATGCATGTATGGTTGATCTCCTTGGAAGAGCTGGGCTAATGGAAGAAGCTGCAGACCTTATTAGAGGCCTTTCCATCGAAGCAGATGCTAATATTTGGGGTGCAATGCTCGGCGCATGCCGGATACATGGAAATGTAGAATTGGGGTGCTGGGCTGCTGAGCATctttttgagttgaagcctcagcaCTGTGGCTACTATATTCTGCTTTCAAATATGTATGCAGAAGCTGAAAGATGGGACGAGGCAAACAAAGTTAGGGAATTGATGAAGTCAAGGGGAGCTAAAAAAAATCCTGGTTGCAGTTGGGTTCAAATTGGAGATCAAGTGCATGCATTTCTAGTTGGTGAGAAAATAGAGAGCTTGGATAATGGCTTCTTGCTATCAGAATGTTGTTAA
- the LOC112777385 gene encoding protein NRT1/ PTR FAMILY 1.2, with translation MVKEEVELCSSAQGKMGSHPQLIRGKGGIATMPFIIANEALARVATLGLLPNMVLYLMGSYNLHLAKANMILLLSVATTNFTPLIGAFIADSYLGRFLAVGFGSIITFLGMALLWLTAMIPAARPPPCDPATETCKSATTMQMAILISSLALMAFGNGGLQCSLAFGADQVNSKDNPNNQRALEIYFSWYYASSAISVIIAFTGIVYIQDHLGWKLGFGVPAALMFLSTFFFFLASPLYIKHKTHGSLLTGFARVTVAAYKNRKLRLPARNSTGMYLQKKDSDLLVPTDKLRFLNKACFIKDPEKDLASDGSASTIDEVEELKAIIKVIPLWSTGIMMSLNIGGSFGLLQAKSLNRYITQNFQVPAGSLSVIMIFTIFLWIALYDRIVIPLATKLRGKQVRISAKNRMGLGLFFSFLHLVTSAIVETLRRNRAIREGYMNNPNAVLNMSAMWLFPQLCLGGIAEAFNVIGQNEFYYTEFPKSMSSIASSLFGLGMAAGYVLSSLVFRIVEKVTSRGGREGWISDNINKGRYDKYYWVLVMLSAINIVYYLVCSWLYGPTADQESKETRGNGSNDEDLPLIEFRNPEIPEPSSQSWNLLQHNTRVGPNNNMIVDGIIQQEVS, from the exons ATGGTGAAAGAGGAAGTGGAGCTTTGTTCTTCAGCTCAAGGGAAGATGGGTTCCCATCCCCAACTCATAAGGGGTAAAGGTGGAATTGCCACCATGCCCTTCATCATAG CAAATGAAGCACTTGCAAGGGTAGCAACTTTGGGGTTATTGCCAAACATGGTGTTGTATTTGATGGGAAGCTACAATCTCCATTTAGCAAAAGCCAACATGATTCTGTTATTATCAGTTGCTACCACCAATTTCACCCCTCTCATTGGTGCTTTCATTGCTGATTCTTATCTGGGTCGCTTCCTTGCTGTTGGTTTCGGTTCTATCATCACTTTTCTG GGAATGGCACTTTTGTGGCTAACAGCCATGATCCCCGCGGCACGGCCTCCTCCTTGTGATCCTGCAACTGAAACATGCAAATCAGCAACAACTATGCAAATGGCAATACTAATCTCTTCCCTTGCTCTCATGGCATTTGGAAATGGTGGCCTTCAATGCTCCCTAGCATTTGGAGCAGACCAAGTGAATAGCAAAGATAACCCCAATAACCAAAGGGCCTTAGAAATATACTTCAGCTGGTATTATGCTTCATCAGCTATTTCAGTCATAATTGCCTTCACCGGAATAGTATATATCCAAGATCATCTTGGATGGAAACTGGGTTTTGGTGTTCCTGCAGCACTCATGTTCTTgtccactttcttcttcttccttgctTCTCCTCTTTACATTAAGCACAAAACACATGGCAGCTTGCTCACTGGCTTTGCACGAGTAACCGTAGCTGCCTATAAGAACAGGAAGCTTAGATTACCAGCCAGGAACTCGACCGGAATGTACCTTCAAAAGAAGGACTCTGATCTTCTTGTTCCAACTGATAAACTAAG GTTTCTGAATAAAGCTTGCTTCATCAAAGACCCTGAAAAAGATTTAGCCTCAGATGGATCAGCCTCGACAATAGATGAAGTAGAAGAACTAAAAGCCATCATCAAAGTTATTCCCCTGTGGTCGACCGGGATCATGATGTCGCTTAACATTGGAGGCTCATTTGGATTGCTGCAAGCTAAATCACTGAACAGATATATCACTCAAAACTTCCAAGTTCCAGCAGGTTCTTTGAGTGTGATAATGATATTTACAATATTCTTGTGGATAGCTCTATATGATCGCATTGTTATTCCTCTAGCAACAAAGCTTAGAGGCAAACAAGTTAGGATCAGTGCCAAGAATAGAATGGGACTAggattgtttttctcttttcttcactTGGTAACCAGTGCAATTGTTGAGACTTTACGGCGAAATAGAGCTATCAGGGAAGGATATATGAATAATCCTAATGCAGTGTTGAATATGTCTGCAATGTGGCTTTTTCCTCAACTCTGCTTGGGTGGCATAGCTGAAGCATTCAATGTAATAGGCCAAAATGAGTTCTATTACACTGAATTCCCCAAGAGTATGTCAAGCATCGCTTCGTCCCTTTTCGGACTTGGCATGGCTGCAGGATACGTGTTATCTTCTTTGGTATTCAGAATTGTGGAGAAGGTTACTTCTAGGGGTGGAAGGGAAGGTTGGATTTCGGATAATATCAACAAGGGTCGCTATGACAAGTACTATTGGGTTCTTGTGATGCTGAGTGCCATTAACATAGTGTATTACCTTGTTTGTAGCTGGCTTTACGGACCTACAGCTGATCAAGAATCTAAAGAAACTAGAGGAAATGGTTCAAATGATGAAGATCTTCCATTAATTGAATTTAGAAATCCTG AAATTCCAGAACCTTCTTCTCAGTCTTGGAACCTTCTTCAACACAACACAAGAGTTGGTCCTAATAATAATATGATTGTTGACGGAATAATACAGCAAGAGGTTTCCTAG